The nucleotide sequence GGcggttcttcctcctctctttctcggcTTCCTCCGTCGCAGAGGCCGCAGCagcaggcagcggcggcggggtgGGGATGGGCACCGCAGCTGTGTGCTCCCCGGTGGCCCTCATGATGCAGACCCTCTCTATCTCCTCGAAGGGCACGCGGCAGGGGAACCCTAGATCTGGGGCGTCCTCCGCTTCGTCGCTCCCCTCGTCGACACCGATGGATAAAAAAAACGAGGTGTCGGGGCGCGGGGAGAGGAGAAGGGGACTGCAAGGAAGGGAAGGGATGAAAGAGAGGGAGGGAAAGAGGAGTGGAGGAGGAGCcgagggggcgggggaggcgaaggagcggaggccgtggagggatatGTTGCTTGCGAACGGATTGGGGTGGTGGCACTAGTATAATCGAGGGCGGCGGCTTTGGTATATTGGTGTGGCTTGCGAAGGGAGTACGTGTTGGCGCCCGGGCCGGCGCTCGCGCTCGCGTAGTTGCGTTGCGGGGCGAGGACGGCATCGGGACGGAGAATAGACGCGGATGGTCGGCGGCGGGTGGGGCTGCCCGCGCGCCGACTATTGCCTCGCTTTCCGCCTTTTCCAAGGTGCCGTCGTTTTCACGTCGTCTCACCTCCATGAGCTTCGCGCGTGCGTGCGTGGCTGCGTGCCCGTTGTCCCGGACTCTCGGTTGATCGTTGATCCTGCCTCTTCGTACGGTGCATCGGGGTATGCCGGTATGCTCTGCACCTGAGCTTGCAATTGCCTTGACAAGTTGGCAGGCTTCATGCTTGATCCACTGGATGTCAGGACAGAGGACCAGCACGCTGTGCCGGAGGAGCAAGTGGAGTGTGCTGTGCCGGGCTCGGCAGGAGGAAGGCCTGCTCGGCCCAGGAAGAGGAGTGTCCGGGTGTTTGGGCCTCAGTGGAAAAACGAGTGAGTCCATCTTGTAGCGGTGCGTGCGTGAGTCTGTTGGCGTATATGTGCTGGCTGCGTCCAGGAAAAGGGGCATGAACATTGTAACCGAATATCTTAAACTACACGCAAGCTTCGTCTGTCTCCATTTCCCCTTGCTCTGCTGCCTCGCCTTGCTCTGAtttctctccttcttcctccgaTTGCTGACAAATTGGTATCCAGAGCCTATCGTTCCTTGGCCGATCTATCCTATTCCCATCCTGGAACCCCACGACATCATCCACGACCATTTTACCAGATTCCGTAAGCATTTCGGTGCCATGGATTCCAACACCAAGCTCCTGATGGATGAACTCAAGTCCGTGAAGACCCACATCGAAACGTCCCTTGGGGAACGTATCGGGGAGGTGGAGGTGTCGCTGGGCAAGCGGATCGGGGCGGTGGAGTATTCCATCGCGGATCGATTCAGCCGGTTGGAGGATGCAGCTAAGGTGCTCGATGAATGGAAGCCCAAGGTGGACGCGTCGGTGGCGGAGCTACGCGCGGAGTTGGGGGCGGTTCGCAAGTCCGACGCGGTGGTGGAGCAGTTGCGCGAGGAGATGACTGCCCTTCGCAAGTCTGTGAGTCGTGTGGTGCTCGACTCGGAGCTGGCGACTTCCGCTGGTGTCCTGAAGTCCCATCCCGTGATGGCCGCGGCGACATCATCTGCCGGGCACCCGGCCATCGGCCCGTCAGTTGGGCACGGCGTTGCACATCATCACCGGGGGTTCGAGTCCATAGCTCAGCCCTCGGTCAAGGGTAAGCCAACCATCCATTCCCTTCCCCAGCCTGCCCATCAGTTTGTACTGCATCGATCTCTCTCTAGTTCTGCTTTGGACATGGGGGATCGGGAGCTCTCTGGTGTTGAGGGGGCGCCGCATGAGTACCGCGCACATTGGGGACCTCAGTATTCTAGTAGCAAGCTACCGAAGATGGATTTTCCAGTTTTTGATGGGGAGGATCCCAAGCTGTGGCTCAGTCGTTGTGACGACTATTTTGACATGTATTCTGTTGAGCCCAGTCAATGGATTCGTGTAGCCACGATGCGGATGAAAGGTGCTGCATCTCGTTGGCTGCAGTCCTTAGATCCAAAGGTGAAAAAGGTTAGCTGGGAGGAGTTTTGTCAACTGGTCCTAGATCGTTTTGGTCGGGATCAGTATGAGTTGTTGATTCGCCAGTTGTTCCACATTCGTCAAACTGGTAATGTTCAGGAGTATGCAGATAGGTTCACTGGTTTGGTAGATCAGCTCATCGCTTATGGCAAAACTACTGATCCTCTGTTTTATGCCATGCGTTTTGTGGATGGGTTGAGGGATGACCTTCGTTCTGCTGTGCATATGCAACGCCCATCTTCTGTGGATGCTGCCTGTGTTCTCGCCTTGTTGCAGGAAGAACTGGTGGATCCTGGGCGGAGGAAGTCCGCGTTCAAGAACCTGCCCATGCTGCCGGCGGCCACTGTTCCTGATCGTGGCGTTCGGGCAGCTCTGGGTGGGGCTCGGGCTGATGACCGTCGACCCCATGGCGTGGAGGACAAATTGAATACGCTGCGGTCTTACAGGCGTGCCCGCGGCCTTTGTGTTCGATGTGGTGAGAAATGGTCTCGCGACCACAAATGTCCTGAAGCCCTTCAGCTACACGCCCTCCAGGAGTTCTGGGATATGTGCAATTCGGATGACTATGAATGTGTTGATCCAGTCATCAATGAGGAGGATTCAGCTCAGGTTTTTGCTGTCCAGGTGTTAGCGTCAGTTGCTGCTTCTGCTCCAGTTCGCTCTATACATCTTGAGGGTTCCGTTCAGGGCATTCCGGTGCAGATTTTGGTGGATTCTGGCAGTACTTGTTCTTTTGTCAGCACTGATCTCGCTAGCAGGTTGTCTGGCGGTCAATCCTTGGCAGCTCCACCCCGAGTCCGCATTGCTAATGGTAATATCATTGTCTGCCCCCAGTTTTTCAGTGATCTATCATGGGAAGTGCAACAATGTCAGTTCAATTCATCTTTCTTGGCTTTACCTATGCCATCCTATGATATGATTCTTGGCATGGATTGGTTAGCAAGTCATAGCCCGATGCAGATTGATTGGCAGCACAAATGGCTCTTGATTCCTCACGGCCAGAATATGGTTCGCTTGCAAGGGAAGCTGATGGCGTTACCAGAGGGATCAGTTATCCAGGTGACGGCCTTATCAGCGGCAGACATTCCTCAAACCATTTCCGTTCATCCAGCAGTATCAGATTTATTGCAAGAGTTTGAATCAGTTTTTGCTCCTCCTACTGGTTATCCTCCTGCACGGCCTTCTGATCATGCTATACCCCTGATTCCAGGGGCCTCGCCTGTGCAAGTTCGTCCTTATCGCTACCCGCCGGCTGTCAAGGATGAAATTGAGCGGCAAGTAATGGATATGCTCAAGGCTGGCATCATTCAACCGAGCAACAGTCCATTTTCTTCTCCAGTCTtacttgtcaagaagaaggatgggtcGTTCAGATTTTGTGTCGATTTCCGCCACTTGAATGCGCTTACTGCTAAGGCCAAGTATCCGGTACCAGTGATCGAGGAGTTGTTGGACGAGCTAACCCATGCTTCGTGGTTTACTTGTTTGGATCTCACagccggctatcaccagatcagaTTGCAGCCAGGTGAAGAACCAAAAACAGCTTTTCAAACCCACTCGGGTCAGTATGAGTTCCGAGTCATGGCATTCGGTCTCACGGGGGCACCGGCCACATTCCAGAAGGCAATGAATACTACCCTGGCCTCATTGCTTCGCAAAGGAGTTTTGGTTTTCTTTGATGACATTCTCATTTACAGCCGGTCGCTTGAGGAACATTTGGTCCATCTTCGGCAAGTGTTGGAGCTTCTCCGCCGTGATCAGTGGCAGGTCAAGCGCTCCAAATGTGTCTTCGCTCAACGTCAGTTGAAGTATTTGGGGCATGTCATTTCGGAGCAGGGCGTGGCGACTGACCCGGACAAGATTCAGGCAGTTTTGAGTTGGCCAGTACCATCTTCGGTTAAGGAGCTTCGCAGCTTCTTGGGGTTGGCAGGCTACTACTGACGCTTTGTGAAGCATTTTGGGGTGATTTCTCGCCCTCTCACGGACTTGCTGAAGAAAGGAGCCTTGTTCCTCTGGTCCACAGTTCATGATGCTGCCTTCCATGCTCTGAAGCAGGCCCTAACATCAGCTCCTGTGTTGGCTTTACCGGATTTTTCTAAGCCCTTTTGTGTAGAGACAGATGCCAGTGGAATAGGCATTGGGGCAGTACTTACACAAGATGGTCACCCACTGGCTTTCCTCAGCAAATCTCTGTGTCCACGATCTCAAGCTCTCTCTACATATGAAAAAGAATACTTGGCTATCCTTCTGGCCCTGGAACAGTGGCGCAGCTATTTACAGTATGCTCAATTTCGTATTGTGACAGATCAGAAGAGTTTAGTTCAGCTGTCGGAGCAACGATTGCATACGCCTTGGCAACAAAAGGTTTTTACCAAGCTCCTTGGGTTGCAATATCAGATTGTGTATCGCAAGGGTGTGGATAACCGTGCTGCTGATGCTCTGTCTCGTGTGCCGGCACTGCAATGTTCTGCGGTCTCTGTGGTTCAACCGCAATGGTTGCAGGAGGTGGCTGCTTCTTATGAATCCGATGTTCATGCACAACAGTTGATTGCGAAACTGGTTCTTGATCCGACAGCTGTTCCCCATTTCACTTTTCGAGATGGATTGCTGCGCTACGATCAGCGCATATGGATCGGTCATAACAAGGAGCTTCAAACTCGTATCATCGCTGCCCTCCATGACAGTGCTCTAGGAGGTCATTCCGGGATTCCGGTCACTTATCGCCGTATCAAGCAGTTGTTTGCCTGGGCCGGTTTGAAGACAGCAGTCCACGACTTTGTCCGTTCATGTCTTACTTGTCAGCAAGCCAAGCCGGACCGTTCGCGTTTACCTGGTCTCTTGCAACCCTTGCCGGTTCCAGATCGGGCTTGGCAGGTAatctccatggatttcattgaagGTCTTCCAATGTCTGGTGGCTTTGACTGTATTTTGGTGGTTGTGGACACTTTCTCCAAGTATGCACACTTTTTGGGCCTGAAGCATCCTTTCACTGCTGCTGGGGTAGCTAAATTGTTTCTATCACAAGTCTACAAGTTGCACGGGTTGCCCAATGCTATTGTCTCCGATAGGGATCGTATCTTTACCAGTCACTTGTGGAGGGAGCTGTTCAAGTTGGCTGGAGTTGATCTGTGCATGAGTTCGGCATATCATCCGCAGTCCGATGGACAAACAGAGAGGGTCAATCAGTGCTTGGAGGCTTTCCTTAGGTGTTATGTCCATGCTTGTCCGCGCCGCTGGAGTTCCTGGTTGGATGTTGCGGAATTCTGGTACAATACCTCATTTCATTCAGCTCTTGGCCGCTCGCCATTCGAGGTGCTGTATGGATTTGCTCCTCGCCAGTTTGGGTTGCCAGCTGCCGGAGATCATCCCATCGCTGATCTGTCTGAATGGTTTCGGGACCGTGATCTAATGACTCAGTTGGTCAGACAGCATCTTCATCGAGCCAAGCAGCGCATGAAGAAGCAAGCGGATGAACGCCGTTCCGAACGTGAGTTTCAGATTGATGAGTGGGTTTTTCTTAAGCTACAGCCCTATGTACAGTCATCTTTGGCAGACCGTGCTAACCAGAAGCTGGCATTCAAGTTCTTCGGGCCCTTTTGGATCATTGAGCGTATTGGGTCCGTTGCCTACCGTCTGGAGCTTCCTGCGTCTTCCTCTATTCACCCTGTCTTTCATGTGTCACAGCTCAAGAAAGCAGTCGGTGGTCACCATGTTGTGGAGAAGAATCTGCCTCCTCCTTCCGTTCGCTGGAGCGTTCCTGAAAGGATTCTTCAACGTCGCTCAATCTTCAAAGGTGCGGTTCCTGTGCGTCAAGGACTGATCAAATGGTCTCAGTTGCCTTCATCTCTGTCCACATGGGAAGATCTGGACTACCTTCGTCAACAGTTTCCGCGCGCTGCTGTCTGGGGTCATCCAGGCGCGCAAGGGAGAGGGGATGTCAGGACAGAGGACCAGCACGCTGTGCCGGAGGAGCAAGTGGAGTGTGCTGTGCCGGGCTCGGCAGGAGGAAGGCCTGCTCGGCCCAGGAAGAGGAGTGTCCGGGTGTTTGGGCCTCAGTGGAAAAACGAGTGAGTCCATCTTGTAGCGGTGCGTGCGTGAGTCTGTTGGCGTATATGTGCTGGCTGCGTCCAGGAAAAGGGGCATGAACATTGTAACCGAATATCTTAAACTACACGCAAGCTTCGTCTGTCTCCATTTTCCCTTGCTCTGCTGCCTCGCCTTGCTCTGAtttctctccttcttcctccgaTTGTTGACACTGGAGTATCCATAGTCATTAGCTAACTAATACGCGGCAACGAAGTTTGAGTAAATTAGAGGATGGCGCACTTGTCTTATGAGTGCATAGACGTCGTTGGCAAGCCTGgtgacacacacacaaaaaaaaagaacTCACCGGCAAACCTTAGTGGACTAGTGTAATGATGCGGTCTTAAAAGggataattgtgttgtcacgtaaTTGTGTAGCTCTATAGTAGGAATGAAGTGAATACTTGAAGCCTTTTTGCGAGCAGTTTAAGATCTGATTGTCAGAAAAATACCGTGTAGATGTGTGTCTGAGAGGAGGAGGGGCATCACATTGTTTTCCTCCCCCATGAGAACCAAGTTTTTTCCCTCTAATTATCATTGTTTTCTAGTATTTTGTATCACATATTGTCGCTATTGAGTTTATAGAATGCACTTCTTCATTCAATTGTCTTTTCGAATACAGTCACCCATGTTATAAAAAATGAAAGTAAATAGAGGAGGAATGCTGGCGAGGGAGCTGAGGCCTGGGTCGGGGAGGGGATATGTTGCTTCGCGAAGCAGATTGGGGTGGTGGCGCTAGTATAATCGAGGGCAATTTGGTATATTGGTGTGGCTTGCGAAGAGAGTGCAAGGTGGAGTCGCAAGGATATCTACGCAGTTCAAGACGCTGCGGGAGAACCGAACGGACATCGTGAGCAACGAGGAATTGTCTATGAATACGTAGATCAACACCGGAAAAGTCAGAAAAACTTAAGGCCCCGTTCGGTTTCTTTGGAACCGTTCCCTACCGGACTAGTGCTTCACAAAATTGTATAGCGTGGGAACTATTCCGGGCATGGAATGCCCCATTCCGAAAgaaacgaacggggcctaaacGTACATCTTCGGTAGATGAAGGGAGTTGTGGTATCGTTTGCACAAATCAAGTCGTTTAAGGTATTTTAACCAGGTTTCGGACGTGAATGCCCCTGTCGCTTTGGTTCCGGTCACGACGCTTCATGAGGAGCAATAAATCGTGCCGCTTCCATCCTTGCCTCCACTGGCTCGCTCGCCTCCACTAACACAAAATCGCGTGCGATCTGTGCTAAAATCGCACGGCAACGAAATGCGCCAACGCGCCATGCCTAGCGATCCCGCAAAAACCACGCCAACACGCCATTCAAAAGGAAACAATTGAGCGCAAACGGCCAAAAAACGAGGACACCCACACGAGCGCCAAAGGGGAAAAAATTGCGGCATGCAAAGGAAACAATCCagcctaagggcctgtttggaacgaaggaataGAAAACAAAGGAACAGTAGGAAATACAGGAATGAAGTTAGGATAAAGTGAGAAAACAGAGGAATGCAAAAACACAGGGTCGTAGGAAGTAGCATTTGGAACGTAGGAATGGAAAAATAATGAATTAGAAAAATTTAGGTTTAAAAAACAATCAGTGTCTAATAAAACAACATTAAAACAACCCCATCGCCCGCTGTTCCCCTTGCCCACCTCCATTTTCTCTCTGCCACACGCTGACACGCACATGTGTCTTGGGCTTTCGTGAAAACTTCAAGTCGAAGTGAATGTTTTGCTTCCTGTGTTTTGTGGAGGAATGCTACCCTTTCCATAGGAACGGCCAGCTCTCTTCCTATGATCCAAACGGTAAGTGACGTCATCAAACCATAGGATTCTAGTTCCTTTGAAATTCCTTTGAGGATCCTCAATTCCAAACGGGGCTTAAGAGATCCTACATTCGCGCCATGCAAAATCAAGCGGCGCACGGCAGGTCAACAAAGAGAAGAGAGGGACGACGACGCGGGCGGGGCGTTCACGTGCGCAGCAGTGGCTCGGCAGGGCAGCAAGGTCGGCGAAGCGGTCAGCAGCAGCGCCACACGCACATGTGGTAGCAGCGCCAGCGGCACAGGAGCTGCGCGCGGCAGACGAGCGGGCAGTGAGGCAGGCAACAGGGCGGCTGCGAGGCCAAG is from Miscanthus floridulus cultivar M001 chromosome 7, ASM1932011v1, whole genome shotgun sequence and encodes:
- the LOC136466156 gene encoding uncharacterized protein, whose protein sequence is MDSNTKLLMDELKSVKTHIETSLGERIGEVEVSLGKRIGAVEYSIADRFSRLEDAAKVLDEWKPKVDASVAELRAELGAVRKSDAVVEQLREEMTALRKSVSRVVLDSELATSAGVLKSHPVMAAATSSAGHPAIGPSVGHGVAHHHRGFESIAQPSVKGKPTIHSLPQPAHQFVLHRSLSSSALDMGDRELSGVEGAPHEYRAHWGPQYSSSKLPKMDFPVFDGEDPKLWLSRCDDYFDMYSVEPSQWIRVATMRMKGAASRWLQSLDPKVKKVSWEEFCQLVLDRFGRDQYELLIRQLFHIRQTGNVQEYADRFTGLVDQLIAYGKTTDPLFYAMRFVDGLRDDLRSAVHMQRPSSVDAACVLALLQEELVDPGRRKSAFKNLPMLPAATVPDRGVRAALGGARADDRRPHGVEDKLNTLRSYRRARGLCVRCGEKWSRDHKCPEALQLHALQEFWDMCNSDDYECVDPVINEEDSAQVFAVQVLASVAASAPVRSIHLEGSVQGIPVQILVDSGSTCSFVSTDLASRLSGGQSLAAPPRVRIANGNIIVCPQFFSDLSWEVQQCQFNSSFLALPMPSYDMILGMDWLASHSPMQIDWQHKWLLIPHGQNMVRLQGKLMALPEGSVIQVTALSAADIPQTISVHPAVSDLLQEFESVFAPPTGYPPARPSDHAIPLIPGASPVQVRPYRYPPAVKDEIERQVMDMLKAGIIQPSNSPFSSPVLLVKKKDGSFRFCVDFRHLNALTAKAKYPVPVIEELLDELTHASWFTCLDLTAGYHQIRLQPGEEPKTAFQTHSGQYEFRVMAFGLTGAPATFQKAMNTTLASLLRKGVLVFFDDILIYSRSLEEHLVHLRQVLELLRRDQWQVKRSKCVFAQRQLKYLGHVISEQGVATDPDKIQAVLSWPVPSSVKELRSFLGLAGYY